A stretch of DNA from Hippopotamus amphibius kiboko isolate mHipAmp2 chromosome 5, mHipAmp2.hap2, whole genome shotgun sequence:
AGACCCCCAAACTTGTGACTGGCGTCTCAAGTGAGGGCAGTCTTGTTGAGGACTGTGCCCTTAAAGCTGTGGAGTCTGGGTAGGCAGTGTCACAGCTTTATTGCAGTACTGTAGACATGATCATCTTTAAATACACCACTGGATTTGTTTTGCTAACATCTTATTAGGTTTTATATCTATGTCCATAAGAAAGACTGACCTATAATTTTTTCCTcatgtctggttttagtatcaaggGTATACTACTCGCACAGAATAAGCTGAGGAACTTTCCTTATTTTGCTATTCTCTCAGTCTGTGTAAATTTGGACCTATCTACCATATGAATAGTTTTATAGAACTCAACTTTAAAATCATCTGATCCAAGGGCTTATTTGTGAATATATGGGAAGAGGCAGATCTTTCACTACAAATTAAAACTCTCTAATAATTACAGAAATATCTAGGTTTTCTATTTAGCCATAATCAATTTTATTAAGTCACACTTTTTAAAGTGCTGTTTTATTCAAATTATAAAATGGATAGGCATAAAGTTATTCAAGGTatctcctatttttaaaaaatctcttctaTATCTGAAGTTATGTCCTCCTTTCCATTCCCAAATAACTACTGGTGCTTTCTGGGTTTTTCTTGATTAGTCATTCATATGGTGTGTCTATTTTAACAGCCTTTTCAAGAAACCAACTTTTGGCTATATTAATTCTCTCCATcgtacattaaaaaacaaaacaaaacttttcccATCAACTTCAAACCCCAATTCTATCACTTGTTAGCTAGAAGCATAGATAAgtttctctctgtgcctcagttttctcatctgtaaaagtggggataataacactatctacctcacagggttgctgcaaagattaaatgagataattcttgTAAAGCACATGGAACAGTGCTTGGTAAATATAACAAGTGCTCTACAAGTGttagcttttgtcttttcatctaTTTTACTTCACTTGAATTTattctgttgttcttttcctaATTTAATTTAGGTGCTTacatcttaatatttttaatcttttaatacGATTATGTAAGGCTTCAACATGTCACACAAGTTTAATAAGTCctaattttctttactgtttggTTCTAGGTGTTTTCTGACTtgcattatcattttatttttgacctGAGGGATTTACAGAGGTAGGTTTTTAAGTTTCCAAATGTGTGTCTGTCTGTACATACTGTTTGTTATTCAGTTTCAACTTAAGTGCATTTGTTGACAAAAAGTATAGCAGATATCATCATTTGAACTGTATAAGAACTTGCTGTACAGTGCAGTAAATGATCACTTTTAATAAAATGCTAACTTCTAAACCAAACCTAACTTCTAAAACTAAATGACCTTGTCATGCTccctgcttaaaaaaaatctacaaatattcTCATTTCATAGGACAGAGTTACCAAGACATAAGAAGAACTGTTATGATCAGGCCTGCGCCAGGCTTTCTAACACCATCTCCCCACTCACTCTTTATACCTTTACAGTGATCCAACTATACTGAAATCACTGAAGTCTCTATATTTACAGGCATCCCTTTTGGACTCCCATCCTTTGCTCACCCTTTTTGTTCTTCCCTTTGTTTCTCACGAAGTTAACTACAATTCACTCTTCAGACTTGATCTTTGCATCAGCAGGGTAAGCAATCCCTGACCCCTACACATCAGGCTGAGTGATCTGGCCCATCTTTGTACTTCTAGTGTACCCAGAACATGAACCATAGCTGCGCCTTAGCTCTTGACTAACACTCATTcataaagtatttattaattacTTGGTATGTGCTTCACACTGATTATACAACAGTAAATGAAACAGACATGACCGCTCCTCGCATAATGCTTAGTCAGGCGATTTTTTTTTGACTTATCTTGTAGCCCTTGTAATCTCTATTTTGTAGCATGTTactaaacaaaacaataaatgttcaataagtgaatgaaatgaataaaaacaatattaatatCTTAAGAGAAACATAATTGGGGAGTTAAATTAACTATAAAATCACATAATAAACTCTAATAGTTCTTTATAAGTATACTAACATCTACAAATGTATCTCCAAATCTTAAAATTATAGCCAGCTACTACTAACCCATCAATCCAAGTACTAGCTCAAGAACTTCGCTCCCCAAATCACCACCCCTCTGGTGATTTCTAGAtgttagagaaaagaaattaagacccCAGTCATGAAACGGGGAACCTTAGTATACTCAAAAGCccttttccccaaaatatttctGGCTAATTTCATATTTTGAATTATCTTTGCTCTAAGTTtattagctttttctttcttatactaTGAAGTAAGAAATCCAACATGTTACACATACTtgacatgtattaactcatttaatcctcacactaaATTTATGAGCCAAGTATTCTTATTATGcctaattttatcaaaataaatccCCCAAATCAATAACCTGACTATAACATAAAGGTCAGTGAGGTGCaaatggggtggaggggagcgTGGTAAGGAGGGCAATGGGGTGTGGGTGGTGAAGAGGGCTTTAGGCTTTGGTGCATGTTGTTCAAAACTGTATATAAGAACTTATTCATGTCTCATTTATGTaatgtttgaaaaattaaaaaattgttctGAAAAGAGACAATTAGACCTCCTCTAGCCCTTAACCCACAAAAAAATGgataggagggaggaagggaaggaggaaaggaagaaaggatgaaaaGATAAGAAGTAGATGAGCTCAGAAGTTAAACCAGAATTTCTATCTGAGACACCTAGATTGGGCCTTAGAAACTATTGAAAATGTAAGACAGTAGAACAGGAGAGAAGTATTAGGATGGAGGATAAAGACAGGAATTGAAATGTCACTGgagaatatgaaaagatgctacTGGAAATCTTGTGGCATGTTCTTCTCACAGTATCATATGCAGCTGCAATAACACAAACCACCACCTAAATCTAAAAGCATCCAAACTGGAGAATGATCAAATAAGAAAGCAAGGAGAATATCCATCAAACTTAaactaagaaaagaataaaggcatCTTAGTTATGAGGAGGCAGTCTGAATTGAAGGGAGTAAACTTTCTGTCTCCCTTTCAGGTGTAGCACAATAACCAAGGAGCCTGAGGGCAAGGCCTGTAGGATGTTTCTGAGACCATGAGTTCTAggtttctctaaagaagacagtAGGTGTGGGAATACACTTTCAGCGGAGTCCAAGGAGAGGCCAATAGACAAGGTAAAGCTCATCTTCAAGCCTGGCACTGTAACTGCTTTACTGCAACGCAGGACCCTCAAAAGGCTGCTCCATCTAACAGATCTCAACAGACCTAGAAACAATTGTCATCGGCCACACTGCCAACAGGTCTTGCAGTTGGGAGTGCCTGGAAGCACTGACAACTCCTCCCAGAGCTTCAAGAAATGGGCAACAATTTGCTGGCCCCTTTGTTATCAGTCCACAGGACAGAAACAACTCTGCCTTTCATGCCTATTGATTTGCCACTGAATAATATGCCTACAACCAGAATTAAATGAGTGCTTAGGAAAACCAAAGCCCTGGAATGGGCATAAAAAAATACAGTTCATTTAAAAGGAATTCAGCAAATGAAGGGAAGGCTAAGCTGAAAATCAAAACAGGTGGCTTCTCGTTAAGTGGAACTATTAGAAAAGATTGGGTGAATGAACACCCAAGACACCAAGATGTTGTTAGTTGTACCACTGAAGAAGAAACTCATGGATGTCACAATAAAGGAGTTGCCAAACTGGATACTGATGCAAGATTTCACCCCCAAAGGCATCGTCAGAGCGTTTCAAAGAGGTTACTACCAGTATGACAATAAATACGTCAATATAAACAAAGGGAGTACCCTTGGTGTCTCTATGGTGCTGGCAGCTGACATGCTTTTCAACTACTGCATTTCTTACAAGGAACTCAAACATGAACAGCTATGCAAGAACTACTGATGAGGGCCTCATGTGAAGGGTGCACTCTGCATCCCTTACCATGACCACCTTTGCCCTGCACCTCTCTCTGAAGAACCTGATCTCTGCTGAATCCTTTTACATCCTAATTGAGAATTAATGCCCAATGAAAGATGACTgatacatttttaacatttttaaaattaaaaaaagagactgaATAACTCAGAAGGCTGCCCGTTTTGATTAGGACCTACAGGGGAAGAGGCTCTCAGCATATCAAGCTCTGGTGCAAGCTGCCCTGATGCTCACATGCAAAGGTATTAGAGACATCTGTGGTAAACAGATGCCACGTCAATTCTTTGGCAAGTTCCAACAGGAGAGTTGTGGCACAGACCTCTAGATTTTCTGAAGCAAGCACATAACTTCTACAACACTGTATGAAAAGTGTAGCTCCTGGCATGATACTGGGCCCTAGCAGAGTTCCCAACAATGAAACATTAAGGTTTAGTGACCAGAGCTACCCATCGTGATCCACCAAGTCACAAGGTTAGGCGCAGCAGCAATCCACTGCGTGAGGTAACAGGACCTAGGCAGGTCCAAAAGGTACTAGTAAACTACAAGAGGTAGCCCAGAACTTCATGTCACCTACCTCTATCATACTGATATCTTTACTTCTGCTCACACCAATGACTTTATGATAGGTTCCTGGTGAccaatgacaaaaaagaaaaacctggggCCTggttaacagaaataaaaaatgcattacTACTGCTCTACAGCCCTATCTGGATGGCTCTGAGAGACAATGATGAGGCAGGAATTCTCTCAGTGGGTATGGTGAAGGGAGAAGTGACCAGAGAAGGAAATACACAGACTCCTTGGGAGTAGCAAATGGTATGGCTGACTGGTTAGGGGGATAGAAGGAGCAAAACTGGAATATAagagaaagaatctgaagaagaggCATGTTGATGGTTCTATGGGAGTCAGCACAAAGTGCCAATCTTTTATGTCTTATGTAAATGCCCACCACAAAGCACCAAGAGGGAAGGAGCATTTAACTGCATCCGAACTACAGATGGAGTCACCCGTCAGTGGGCTTCAGCCAGCTTCTGCTCTTGGCCACCTCAGTGCTTAAGCATCAGGGCCATGAATGGAGAAGCCCTAGTGACAGAAAGGAAGGCTTTACCCAGGCCCAACAGCAT
This window harbors:
- the LOC130853097 gene encoding ATP synthase subunit f, mitochondrial-like, with protein sequence MLLVVPLKKKLMDVTIKELPNWILMQDFTPKGIVRAFQRGYYQYDNKYVNINKGSTLGVSMVLAADMLFNYCISYKELKHEQLCKNY